A portion of the Gemmatimonadota bacterium genome contains these proteins:
- a CDS encoding ABC transporter permease: MSRGLLQFLHVAPALGRSFAPDEEGTGGAPVAMLAWHTWQRDFGGRASAIGETVTLDGRSYAIIGVMPRLFDPSVFALIPRAELWLPHLRRAVTTTSRPSASCAPGRRWRRSRAMSPPPRRAWVNATRCARSSP, translated from the coding sequence GTGTCGCGAGGGCTGCTGCAGTTCCTGCACGTCGCGCCGGCGCTCGGACGGAGCTTTGCGCCTGACGAGGAAGGCACGGGCGGGGCCCCCGTCGCGATGCTTGCCTGGCACACCTGGCAGCGCGACTTCGGCGGGCGCGCGTCGGCCATTGGCGAGACGGTCACGCTTGACGGGCGCAGCTACGCCATCATCGGCGTGATGCCGCGCCTCTTCGATCCCTCGGTCTTCGCGCTTATCCCGCGTGCCGAGCTCTGGCTCCCGCACCTCCGGCGCGCAGTGACAACTACCTCGCGGCCCTCGGCGTCCTGCGCCCCGGGGCGACGCTGGCGCAGGTCACGCGCGATGTCGCCGCCGCCAAGGCGCGCCTGGGTGAACGCGACCCGATGCGCTCGCTCGTCCCCATGA